The Cuculus canorus isolate bCucCan1 unplaced genomic scaffold, bCucCan1.pri scaffold_181_arrow_ctg1, whole genome shotgun sequence genomic sequence cccaaaaagctgttttatgggggaaaaatgagcaaaaccGGTGTCCAAATGTGTGTCGGGGGGTCAGGCCTTGCTTGGCCATTGCTGGCAGGGCCAGACAAAGCTGGGGTACCCCCTCCCCTAAAATGGGGGATGCCCTCCACCCtccccaggtgattttttttttgcccctcggggaggggggggaatgTTGGGGGGCTTTgggctttttggggtcccccccaaacccctttaaCCACCCCCTCGTGGTATTTGAGCGCCGTCACCCCCACTATGGGGCTGTTGGGTCACTTTGCTTCTCTGTGTACCCCCCCATAAAAGGGAAGGGCGACCACAAAATGAAGGGGAACCTCCCCAAATTCATGGGGGGGTTCGTGTACCCCCCTTTGTGTCCCCCAAAGGGTAACCACAAGGCTCATCCCACGGGGGGGGTCAAAGGTTGCAGAGGACTTTGTGCTTCCAAAAAGGCCAATTTGGGGGTAAAATCTATTGCCCTCATGGCTTTTAATTgtggtttttgtggtttttttttttgagggagggggatattttggggggggttgtgctggaattaatttgcttttgtgtCGTTTCAGAGGGGCGGCTGCTGCCTGGCTCgctgacccccccaaaaaataccccccagaaaactggaaaggggGGGGCTCTGCCGCCTGTATCCTTTAATCAACCTTGAAGGGGGAACTTAACTGGTTTTAATTATTAGTCAGCTAATTAATAGGCAATGGTAATTAATTCATGGATTTAATTGCAGCCTGTATTGTGGGGGTGACACCCCTAAATCTTGCGCCGTCATCCCTGTCCCCCGCATCCTTGCGCCGCCGTCCAATGCGTTTGTCACCTCGGTGCCTCGTTAAGCACCGACTCATTAATTAACCCTGGAGGTAGAACTGTGTGTGGTGAAATATGGGGCTGCTGTGCACCCCTCGACCTTCGTGCTGCGTCCGATGTCACCCCAAATCCTTGTCCTTGTCCCCCTGGGAAACACGAACAAGGGTCCACTTTGTCACCtcggcggggaggaggggggtggtgagacccccccccccttagTGTCCCTTGGGGGTCCCCCTGGACCCCCCTCCTCACAATAGCtgcattttgggggtgtttcctcccattttggggttgaaaaatgtttgtttggtATCGTCAGCCTTTGGAAAGGGATGGGAAttggggagtggggaggggacaaggggctggtggggatgcagggggttTTAGGGGGGCACAGGCTGTTGTCACCACCGTCCTAaccccccttctcctccttttcccaatCCTAGAAGGGTATTTCTGCCATGGGCTCCGGAGCGATTGACCCCAAGGAGCTCCTGAAGGGCTTGGATTGCTTCCTTGGCCACAATGGCGAGGTCAAGAACATGGACAGCATCTCCAAAATCTTCAAGTGAGTCCCCAAAAAAAGTCCCCTGTCTCATGTCCCATCCCCCCTAATGTCACCGcggtgttttgggggggctctaaTGCCTCATTTCTCGTTAACCAGCTTGATGAAGGATGCGCAGAAGCTTGTGAGTCGCTGCATCTACCTGAACATCCTGATGCAAACACAGTCGCAGGACATCCTGGCCAAGTACGAGCGGCGCGGGACGGGATCTGGGGGagttttttggggggtaaaTCGCCCCGGCCTGGCCGGATCCTGATGgatttccctctctcccacccAGGTTTATCCAGATAGGAGGCTACAAGCTGCTCAACATCTGGCTGACGGCTGCCAAAGCCTCCAACAACGTCGCCTTCCTGCAGCAGATCCTCCTTACCCTGCAGCACTTGCCACTCACGGTGGATCACCTCAAACAGGTTGGGGTTAACCTCCCTGTCTGCCCCCCAGTGCGGCTTTTGGGTCCCcatgagtgggtttttttgttctcttggaTGGGTTTTTGGGTCCCCAGGCTGATTTTTGAGTCCCTTTGGTTGATGTTTGGGTCCTCCCAAGTGGCTTTTGTCTCTTTGAGGTGTCTTTTGTGTCCCTCTAGTGGCTTTTAGGTCCCCCTGAGGTGGCATTTATGTCCCCAGAAGGGATTTTGATCCCCTTAGGGAGCTGTTTGGGTCTCCCTGGGTGATTTTTATGTCCTCGCGGGTAGCTTTTGTGTCCTCACTGTAGCTTTTGTGTCACTTGGCAGGTTTTTGTCTCCCCCCAAGGTGGCTTTTGGGTCCCCTTGAGGgattttttatgtctttctgCGTGGTTTTTGTGTCCCACAAGATGGCTTTTGGGTCATGTGGGAGCTTTCTGTCTGCATAAGTGGCTTTTGTGTCCTGAAGGGGGCTTTTGGGTCACTTTGAGTTGCTTTTGATCCCCTTGCTGATTTTTATGTCCTCCCAGGGTGGCTTTTGTCTCCCTTGAGTGGCTTTTGGGTTTCCAGCAGGGCTGGTATGTCCCTGAGGGTGGCTTTTGAGTCCCTGGGCTGGCTCGAGTCCCTTTTGAGTAGCTTTTGGGTCCCTTCAGGTGTTTCTCGTGTCCTCCTGTGTGGTTTTTGGGTTGTGTGGGGGCCTTTTGTCTCCATGAGGTGGTTTTCGGGTCCCCTTGAGTGGCTTTGGATCGCTTTGAGTGATCTTTGTGTCCTCCTGCTgtggcttttctctctctgggaTGGCTTTTGAGTCACCTGGGGGGCTTTTAGGGTCCCCTAAGGTGACTCTTAGGTCCCCTTGGGTGCTTTTGTCTCCTGGGGGGCTGCTATGTCCTCCGGGGTAGCTTTTCAGTCCCTCATGGGTGGCTTGTGTCCCCACCGAGATGGCTTTTGCATCTTCTTCGGGTGTTTTTTGTGTCGCCAGAGTGACTTTTGAGCCTTCTTCGATGACACTTGGGTTCCCCGAGGTGACTTTTGGGTCACCCAGGTGGAGTTTGGGTTCCCTTAAATGCCTTTTGCCCCCCTCACCTCtcacccccatctccccttttCCAGAACAACACAGCCAAGCTGGTGAAACGGCTCAGCAAATCGCATGACAATGAAGGTGAGCACCCCTAAAACAAACACACTTCAGATCCCCCAAAAGAACCCCCCAacatccccccagccccctatTTTAACCCCTTCTCTCCGGCAGAGCTGCGCCAACTTGCTGCCATCCTCGTCAGTGACTGGATGGGTGTCATCCGTTCCCATAGCAGCGTCCAGCCCGCTGGTGAGCCCCGGCACTACgcccctcttctctcccaccTCTGTCCTCCACCACCGTCTcaccctttttcccccctctctttcaTCCCTCCAGAACGTGACAGAAAGAGAcgaagagaggaaaacaaaagcaaaatggtTGTCCAAGAGAAACCCCAAGAAACCAAAGCTGAGGCTAAAGCCGAGGAGGTGCCAGAGAAGAAGCGGGAGAAACCCAAATCTCTGCGCACCACGGCGCCCAGCCATGCCAAGTTCCGCTCCACTGGTAATTCCTCCTCTGGCTGCGCagtgttttggggctgttttggggatttgggggtactTGAAGGGTGCGGTCGCTCCTGGGATGCTGTAAGGGGACAGACTGACAGCGATTCCCCCCTCCAAAACAGGTCTGGAGATGGAGACACCTTCGTCAGCGCCCGCAAAGAAAATGAGGTCTGCTTCGGGCGCTGATAAATACGGCCTGAAACCAATGCCCGTCAAGAGGCAAAAGTGagttggggatggagatgaggagtCTTGAGCTGCTGTTGAGGGTCTGGGGGCAGCTTTTGCAGGTCTTGGAGCCGCTTTTGGGGGCCTTGGAGCCAATTTGGGGGGCTTGAACACACTCCTGCGTTCTTGAAGCCActtttgggggtcttggggcAGCTTTAAGAGGTCTTGGAGCCTATTTTAGAGAGCTTGAACCCGCTCTTGGATCCTTGGAGCCTATTTTGGAGGGCCTGGACCCACTCTTGGGTCATTGGAGCCACTTTTGTGAGGCTGGAGGCAGCTTTGGTGGGCTCAGAGCAGCTCTTAGGGATCTGGAGGtgatttttggggggggccTTAGAGCTGTTTTGGGAAATTTGAGGCTGCTTTGGGGGATCTGGGGATGGCTTTGCGGCATCTTAGAGCCATTTTGGGTGTCTTGGGGCTCCTTTTAGGGAACTCTGATCcgatttggggggtctggggtctggttttggggtctctcTGACGTGTTCCTGCTCCGCAGCGTCTCGGTGTTGTCTGGAGAGGCTGCTCCAGccaagaagaaatataaacCGCTCAACACGGCGCCCAATGCCGCCAAGGAGATCAAAGTGAAGACCATTCCCCCTCAGCGTGAGTGGAGCCTTTGAGGGGCATTTTGAGGAGCCTTGGGGACAATTTGGGTTCTTTCGGGGAGTGATTTAGGCCCTTCTTGGGGGGCACTTTTGAGTGGCACCTGGGTGCCATTTTGGAACATGCTTTGGGTGCCATTTTAGGTCCTTTTGGGGTTCAATTTGAGTGGGTTTGGGTGCCACCTGGGTGCTGGTTTTGGGGATCATCTGGGGGGGTTGGGTGGCACCTCCCCCCTCCCACAGCCAAGGGGACATTCCGGAACGCCCTCTCTTGAGGACCATTTGGGTCCTTTTCAGGCAATTTAGGTCCTTTCTGGGCGACTTAGGTCCCTTTTTGGGGCCCATCCAGCCGTGGAGGTGCCAGAGCTGATGGAGTTTTGTGAGTCAAGGAGGATAAGTTGGAAGGGGAAACAGCAGCGGCAGGGGTTACACTGGGAGCTGAGCCCCCTGGTTCCTCCCACAGGCTTGGCCGAGAGCAGCATGGACGTCAGATCCATGGAAAACCCATTGGAGAGCGGGCCAATGGCCAAGAAAGCCcggaagaagaaaacagtgagcTGGGCTGAGGAAGAGAAGCTCTGTCAATACTTCTACTTTGAGTGGGATGAGACAGAACGAGGTGAGCCCCGtgcctttccccctccctgccacCTTCCCGGGATCTGAGGGTGACGCCGCTGTTTTCCCTGGCAGTGAACGTCAACAAGATGAAGGGCTTTGGCGAAGCGGCCAGGTGGGAGATGCTGAAGGACTGGGAGGCGTTTGAGACAGCGCGGCGCCTCAGCCACGACGCCATGGAGAAGGTGCCGTGGGTTTATCCCCGGCTCCTCGATCTCCCCGCGCCCCTCATTGTGCCGGGCAGCGGCAGCCGTGAGCGCTTCATCCAGGCCGAGCGTGAGAAGGGGATCCTACAGGAGATATTCCTGTCCAAGGAAAGGTGAGCGGATTCCCACGGGATCCCTGGGGAAAAGCATGCTCTTGACGCCGGATTTGGAGCCGTGGAGTCCCTCTTGCCTTGCAAGGAGAGGCGA encodes the following:
- the LOC128850683 gene encoding LOW QUALITY PROTEIN: serine/threonine-protein phosphatase 1 regulatory subunit 10-like (The sequence of the model RefSeq protein was modified relative to this genomic sequence to represent the inferred CDS: inserted 1 base in 1 codon); the encoded protein is MGSGAIDPKELLKGLDCFLGHNGEVKNMDSISKIFNLMKDAQKLVSRCIYLNILMQTQSQDILAKFIQIGGYKLLNIWLTAAKASNNVAFLQQILLTLQHLPLTVDHLKQNNTAKLVKRLSKSHDNEELRQLAAILVSDWMGVIRSHSSVQPAERDRKRRREENKSKMVVQEKPQETKAEAKAEEVPEKKREKPKSLRTTAPSHAKFRSTGLEMETPSSAPAKKMRSASGADKYGLKPMPVKRQNVSVLSGEAAPAKKKYKPLNTAPNAAKEIKVKTIPPQRLAESSMDVRSMENPLESGPMAKKARKKKTVSWAEEEKLCQYFYFEWDETERVNVNKMKGFGEAARWEMLKDWEAFETARRLSHDAMEKVPWVYPRLLDLPAPLIVPGSGSRERFIQAEREKGILQEIFLSKESVPDSPHEPDLESCEPLPPKLIPLDEDCSAEEAVYPNTMDTSAASPAADASAEAKLLPILANLMGSVGAGKSPQGPAPAANINIQEILTSIMGGPSPHSAEDLLKQEYSEKIKHLLGNLQAQPTGPGGVPHGLLGPGPMATGFPPGPKGLQQFPPGGPLPGPHGGGGGGGGPSLPPGPGMPGGPRLLGPPPPQRGGNEFWDAPDXGGVASRWPPRQWDARGGPLSPPPRP